The genomic DNA ATCGACATCGACACGAATTCCGTTCCATTCCATTTCGGCAAGCACAGGAATCAACGGACGTTCAAGATTCCAATAGAGGTCCCACAAATCTTCTTCGTGGAGTTTTTCTTCAATGACCTCCGTCAGTTGCCAGCAGACGTCGGCATCTTCGCTGGCGTATTCGGCTGCGTCGTCGACATCGACTTCAAACATCTTCAGCTGTTTCTTACCTTTCCCAATCAAGTTGCTGATCGGGATCATCTGGCGATGTAGATACTTCTTCGAGATGTCATCGAGACTGTGAGTTCGTGCCCCAGCGTCGAGCAGGTAATCGCCGACCATGCTGTCGAGACCCAGGTTCGCAATCAGGACTCCGGCACGTCTCAGAACGAGCATGTCGTATTTAATGTTCTGGTTGACGATGGTGCGTTGGTCGTCTTCAAGAATCGGCTTGATGGCTGCCAGAACCTCGGCTGGATCGAGAACAGCTGTCCCTTTGGGACCGTCGACAGGAATGTAAAATGAGCGTCCACTCTCCCAGCAAAACGCCCAGCCAACAATGTCTGCCTGTAGCGGGTCGATACTTGTCGTTTCGAGATCGACGCAAAATTTCTCTTGATCTTTTAACTCACTGAGAAACTCTGCGAACTTTTCCTTGTCGTCGACTTTGGTCCATTCTCGATTTGGTGAGCCTGTCTCTTCGATTTTTGTCTGAGCGAGTGCGGTTTCCATTTCGTTGGCGTAGCGACGGAATCCAAAATCGGTGAAGAGTTCGAGCAGTCGCTGATGATCAGGCTTGGAGACACGGCATTCTTCCCAAGTCAACTTAATCGGGAGGCTGATGTTCAACCGGACGAGCTCACGACTCATCAGTGCCTGTTCACGATACGTTTTCAGATTTTCAGACAGCTTTTTCCCCGGAGCCTGATCGGCATTGTCGAGGACTTGTTCGAGTGTCTCAAACTTTTCGAGGAGTGCCTGAGCTTTCTTCGGTCCGACGAGTGGCACACCTGGCACATTGTCGACACTATCTCCGACCAGCGACTGGAAATCGACCACTTGGTCCGGGCGAACACCCCAGTCATCCCAAAGGTTTTCTTCGTCGTAGAGTTGCTTCTTGCGGATGCTGTAGATTTTGATCTTTGGGGCGAGAAGTTGCCGAATATCCTTGTCACTCGTCACCACGCGCACGTCGAAACCTTCGGCAGCAGCCCGAGTCGCCACTGTGGCGATCACATCGTCTGCTTCCCATCCCGGGTACGAGACAATCGGAATTCCAAACGCATCGACGACATCCAGAATGAGTGGGATCTGCGGTTGCAGCTCGTCGGGCATGGCGTCGCGATTCGCCTTGTAGTCTTCGTAAATCGCGACACGTTCCTGCGGCGTTTGCGACTCCATCGCACAGATGATGTGCGTAGGCGATTTCTCTTTCAGGAGGTGCTGAATGTCTCCGGTGAAGCCGAATACGGCATTCGTCGGTTGACCACGAGTACCGGTCATCGGTTGCCGGATCGCGTGAAAGACCTGAAAAATCAGCGAGAACGTATCGACAATGTAAAGCGTGTCCGCCATGAATGATCCGCGAATAAGTAAGTCGGTGAATGAATTCGAGTGTTGGTTTTTCCCCGGTCGATGATCGTGGGCTAGTTAAAAGCGGTCGCTCACCGGCGGTTGATGAAGTTGTCAGGGAACTTATTGGCTCTAACAAAACCTGAATCAGATCGCGAAGCTCAGCGAATCAAAACGATTTCAGGAGTATTGTTAGCGGTTCTTAATGCTTTGCGGTTTTGCTGGAAGCGAGTTCCCGCATGAGTGCGATCTTCTTCTGGTAACGACTTTGAACAATATCGACAATGACCAGCACTGCGAGGACGAAGTAGAAGGTGGTTTTCGTCATCGCGTGGACTTCGTAACTGAATAGCTTGATGTGAGCCAGGTGCCCACCTTCCGAAATCAGCATCACCCCGACAATAAACAGAATGAATAAGCCGAGGACTTCGTACATACGGTTTTTCTTAAGAAATTCAGCGACGTGGTCAGCCAGGAAAATCATTAGAAGACCGCTCGCGATAATTGCAATCGCCATGACGATGACGTTGTCGGTCAGAGCCATCGCGCTGAGGATGGAATCGAACGAAAAGACCAGGTTCATGAGCACAATCCAGAAGATTGCTCCGTTGACCGAGCGTTTTGCATCAGATTGATGCTCTTCCAGGTGTTCTATCGCCAGCATGTGGTTGATT from Thalassoglobus polymorphus includes the following:
- the polA gene encoding DNA polymerase I, producing MADTLYIVDTFSLIFQVFHAIRQPMTGTRGQPTNAVFGFTGDIQHLLKEKSPTHIICAMESQTPQERVAIYEDYKANRDAMPDELQPQIPLILDVVDAFGIPIVSYPGWEADDVIATVATRAAAEGFDVRVVTSDKDIRQLLAPKIKIYSIRKKQLYDEENLWDDWGVRPDQVVDFQSLVGDSVDNVPGVPLVGPKKAQALLEKFETLEQVLDNADQAPGKKLSENLKTYREQALMSRELVRLNISLPIKLTWEECRVSKPDHQRLLELFTDFGFRRYANEMETALAQTKIEETGSPNREWTKVDDKEKFAEFLSELKDQEKFCVDLETTSIDPLQADIVGWAFCWESGRSFYIPVDGPKGTAVLDPAEVLAAIKPILEDDQRTIVNQNIKYDMLVLRRAGVLIANLGLDSMVGDYLLDAGARTHSLDDISKKYLHRQMIPISNLIGKGKKQLKMFEVDVDDAAEYASEDADVCWQLTEVIEEKLHEEDLWDLYWNLERPLIPVLAEMEWNGIRVDVDELKRQSDHLTLRLSQLMGEIYEAAGSEFNIDSPKQLSKILFEDLNLPIIKRTKTGISTDQEVLEKLASEHPLPAKIIEHRQLSKLKGTYLDAIPNLVNKFTGKIHTSFSQTTAATGRLSSSDPNLQNIPVRTEEGRLIRKAFIPSEPGWKLICLDYSQIELRMLAHFCGDEEMCSAFRDGVDIHTAVAAQVYSVPKEEVDSSQRRVAKAVNFGVIYGQSSFGLAASLGIPKDEAAQFIEDYFTKYSGVQAFMEQTLDDVKETGYATTILGRRREIAGIRGKRWGNLNMPERTAVNTVIQGSAADLIKQAMINVHHRMQREEHPARMLLQIHDELVFEAPEAAVDSLIQLAREEMESALDLSVPIVVDCKTGDNWLDAE
- a CDS encoding TerC family protein gives rise to the protein MADLFTIGNFMTLLMLILLQAVLGFDNLLYISIESKRVPEDRQKYVRKLGIGLAIGLRILLLIVVVQMLESFKDPFFEIHIKKVFEGEFNLHALITIAGGGFILYTAVKEINHMLAIEHLEEHQSDAKRSVNGAIFWIVLMNLVFSFDSILSAMALTDNVIVMAIAIIASGLLMIFLADHVAEFLKKNRMYEVLGLFILFIVGVMLISEGGHLAHIKLFSYEVHAMTKTTFYFVLAVLVIVDIVQSRYQKKIALMRELASSKTAKH